A stretch of DNA from Cryptosporangium aurantiacum:
ACGACCTCCGAGCCGTCGACGGCCTCGGCCTCCCAGCCGCCTGCCCGCCACCCGAGGCGCGTTCCGGTCCGCGGTCCGTACCGGTAGTCGCGGTGCCAGTTGGCCAGCCCGACGGCCTCGGTGAGCAGCGCCGACTCCAGCGGGGACAGCTGGGCGCCGACCTCACGCAGGCTCGCCGGCCGCTGTCCTTCGGCGAGGACGTCGGGGAGGGCGGTGAGCAGCGCGAAGTACGGCACGTCGCCGTCCTCGGCGAGGAACAGCCGCTCGTCGTCGGAGACCGCGGCCGCCGGATCCTCGGCCGCGAACCAGACCAGCCTCGGCGACTCGGGCGCCCCCTCGACCACGGCCCGTCCCCGGTCGTCCAACAGCAGGACCCGGGCCCGCTTCCACGCCTCGTCCAGCCAGGCGGCGTCCAGCCGGTGGTGGGCGGCCCGGTCGGGCATCGCCCGGCCGAGCGCGAGCCGACGCCAGACCGGCACCGGAGCCGCGGGATCGGCCGATCCGTCCGGCTCCGCGCTCGTCGACCACGTCGCGGTCCGCTCGCGGTCGAGCGGAACGCCTTCCGAACCTTCCGAGCCGGCCGACCCGGGTGCCACGGGCGCCGTCACGATCGGTCGACCGGCCCGAGCGCCCCCAGCGGACCGGAGACCGCCTCGGCGTCACCGAGCACCACGGTCACGCCGCCGGACGGTGCGAGGTAGCCGGCGGCCGCGGCTGCGACCTCCTCCAGCGTCACCTTCGCGAGCCGGATCGGGTGCTCGGCCAGCCAGTTCAGGTCCAGCCCCGTCCCGGCCAGCGCGATCAGCATCCCGGCCAGACCGGCCTGCGACGAGACCGAGAGGGCGAGCGTCCCGATCGCGTACTGGCGAGCCTGCTCCAGTTCCTCCGCGGTCGGCGGCAGCGTGGCGATCCGGCCCAGCTCGTACTCGATCTCCAGCAGGGCCGGCGCGGTGACCTCGGTCGCGACGTCGGCGCTGACCAGCGTCACCGACCCGGCGGCCGAGTGGTCGACGCTGGAGTGCGGTGAGTACGTGTAGCCCTTGTCCTCGCGGATGTTCTCGACCAGCCGGGACGAGAAGTAGCCACCGAAGACGAGGTTCGCGAGCTGGAACGCCGCGTAGTCGGCGTGCGCGCGGGGCAGTGCGGGCAGCGCGAGCCGCAGCGACGACTGCACCGAGCCCGGCCGGTGGACGAGCAGGAGCGGGCCGGCCGTCAGCGGCGGCACCGGCGGGGTGCGGTGTGCGACGCCGGTCGGCGACCAGCCGCCCAGCGTCCGCTCGACCAGGTCGAGCGTCGCGTCCGGATCGATGTTGCCGACGAGCACCAGCACGCTGCCGACTGGCAGGACCCGCTCGGCGTGCAACGCCCGCACGGCCGGGGACTCGATCGCCCGGACCTGCTCGGGCTCCGGCGTCTCGATCGAGTACGGGTGGCTGTCGTAGATGCGCCGCAGCAGCGCGCGCCGGACCGCCTGCGCGGGCTGGGAGAACGCGATCTGGATCCGGTCGGCGAGCCGCTCGCGCTCGGTGCCCACCTCGCGCTCGGGGTAGGTCGCCGAGGTCAGGACCTCGTTGAGGATCTCCAGCAGCCGGCCGAGCCCGTCGGACAGCGTGTTCCCGGAGATCACCAAACGGTCGGGATCGACGCCGACCGACAGGCCGCCGCCGATCTTCTGCAGCTCGGCGGCCAGCTCGACGTTGGTGTGCGCCTCCGTGCCGGAGAGCACGGTGTTGGCGAGCACCGCGGCGACCGACACGTCGTTCTCCGCCGCCGAACCGGCGAACGGGATCCGCAGCCGGATCTCGACGAGCGGCACCGTGCCGCGGCGGACGGCGACGACCTTCAGGCCGGTCGAGAGCGTGCGCTCGGCGACCTCGGGCTCGGGCAGCGCCCGAGGTTCCTCCAGCGCCGGGACGGTACGGCGAGGGGCGGCGTGCTGTGGGCTCACTGGGCGCTCCCCGGGACCAGTTCGAGTACGGCGCGACGGGCCGGACGCAGCGTCTGCGCGGCGGCGACGACCTGCTCGGCGGTCACCTCGGCCAACAGGTGCGGCAGGTCGTTGATCAGCTCCGCGCGGCCACGCTGCTGCTCGAGCACCGCGATGCTGAGCGTGCGGCCGAGCACGGCGTCGACTTCTCTGAGCAGGTGGGCAGCGAGGCGCGCCTGCACCCGGGACAGTTCACCCGGCGCCAGGCCCGAACCGGCCAGCCGTTCGATTTCCTGATCGATCGCGGTGATCACCTTGTCGGTCTCCACCGTCGGCGGGTAGTGCGCCTGCAGTAGCAGCGCGGTGGGGTCCCGGACGTCGAACGGGTCACCCATGAAACCCAGGTAGCCCGAGACGCTGGTCGCGATCGCGTCGTTCAGCACCAGCCGCTCCTGCAACCGGGACGCGTCGCCGTCGGTGAGCACCTCGGCCA
This window harbors:
- a CDS encoding M16 family metallopeptidase, producing the protein MSPQHAAPRRTVPALEEPRALPEPEVAERTLSTGLKVVAVRRGTVPLVEIRLRIPFAGSAAENDVSVAAVLANTVLSGTEAHTNVELAAELQKIGGGLSVGVDPDRLVISGNTLSDGLGRLLEILNEVLTSATYPEREVGTERERLADRIQIAFSQPAQAVRRALLRRIYDSHPYSIETPEPEQVRAIESPAVRALHAERVLPVGSVLVLVGNIDPDATLDLVERTLGGWSPTGVAHRTPPVPPLTAGPLLLVHRPGSVQSSLRLALPALPRAHADYAAFQLANLVFGGYFSSRLVENIREDKGYTYSPHSSVDHSAAGSVTLVSADVATEVTAPALLEIEYELGRIATLPPTAEELEQARQYAIGTLALSVSSQAGLAGMLIALAGTGLDLNWLAEHPIRLAKVTLEEVAAAAAGYLAPSGGVTVVLGDAEAVSGPLGALGPVDRS
- the nudC gene encoding NAD(+) diphosphatase; its protein translation is MTAPVAPGSAGSEGSEGVPLDRERTATWSTSAEPDGSADPAAPVPVWRRLALGRAMPDRAAHHRLDAAWLDEAWKRARVLLLDDRGRAVVEGAPESPRLVWFAAEDPAAAVSDDERLFLAEDGDVPYFALLTALPDVLAEGQRPASLREVGAQLSPLESALLTEAVGLANWHRDYRYGPRTGTRLGWRAGGWEAEAVDGSEVVYPRTNPAIIVLTHDGVPGDEGRCLLTRGLTWPEGRYSCVAGFVEPGESAEAAVFREVAEETGVRIREVRYLASQAWPLPASLMLGFYAIADSDQPVVIEEIELADARWFTRGELRGRGPGPAPIVPPPLSIAHELLTAWRDERV